From Sardina pilchardus chromosome 9, fSarPil1.1, whole genome shotgun sequence, a single genomic window includes:
- the LOC134092881 gene encoding src-like-adapter 2, with product MGDLPSKRRRPSSTSSTEDQASYGGQENTTGGQTGFSVALYNFPHDGPAANTICMGDRLTIISDVGDMWKVKVASTGKDSYIPKTYVAKVVNKWQYEGISRAKAEELLLRPQNQSGSFMIRHSQTAKGTYSLSVVQGRGSVLAVRHYRIHRLLNGWFYVFTTHTFPSLTRLVDHYSDSVDGLCCLLTKPCHIQDPPTSTVPVPAPVFVRKPTFNWKRVKRSMIFPKEEEEEGNSEESPFSEGLREAMNSYLFMSQEEPLDSEDCDTANVSH from the exons ATGGGAGATTTGCCCAGCAAACGCCGAAGGCCATCCAGCACGTCCAGCACAGAGGACCAAGCCAGCTATGGCGGACAGGAAAATACAACAG GTGGTCAAACTGGCTTTTCTGTGGCCCTATATAATTTTCCTCATGACGGTCCTGCAGCGAACACTATCTGTATGGGTGACAGACTAACCATTATATCAGA tgTGGGCGATATGTGGAAGGTGAAAGTGGCATCAACGGGCAAAGACAGctacatccccaaaacatatgTCGCCAAAGTAGTGAACAA ATGGCAGTATGAAGGCATCAGCCGAGCTAAGGCAGAAGAGCTTCTACTCAGACCTCAGAACCAGTCGGGTTCCTTTATGATCCGGCACAGTCAGACTGCTAAAG gcacttaTTCACTGTCTGTGGTGCAAGGGCGAGGCTCAGTTCTTGCAGTCAGGCACTACCGGATCCATCGCTTACTCAACGGCTGGTTCTACGTATTTACCACTCACAcctttccctccctcacccGACTGGTTGACCACTACTCTG ATTCCGTAGACGGATTATGCTGCTTGCTGACAAAGCCTTGCCACATACAAGACCCCCCAACCTCCACAGTGCCCGTACCGGCCCCTGTGTTTGTCAGAAAACCCACCTTTAACTGGAAGAGAGTGAAAAG ATCCATGATATTTcccaaagaggaggaagaggaggggaactCTGAAGAAAGCCCTTTTAGCGAAGGACTTCGAGAGGCCATGAACTCCTATCTCTTCATGTCTCAGGAAGAGCCACTGGACAGCGAGGACTGTGACACAGCAAACGTCAGTCATTAG
- the trpc4apa gene encoding transient receptor potential cation channel, subfamily C, member 4 associated protein a, whose product MATQLGSESPCKGARRKSRNGNIITNIRQSQITGQGFSRGTQLPEALLQERDKLAKWHGIPVLLQGLYESSHLNSDFTHTRSVLKELSSLLSMEAMSFVTEDRKTVQESSFPNTYTFDLFGGVDLLVEILMRPTLTALKKKPKMNDDLVKDCLSVLYNCCICTEGVTKSLAARDDFVLFLFTLMTNRKTFLQTATLIEDILGVKKEMIQLEDIPNLCGLVQSFDQQQLANFCRILSVTISEPDLGNDDKHTLLAKNAQQKRNASPSSAELNQVTLLNIPGFIERLCKLATRKVSEAPGASSFLRELEDWYSWLDNVMVLDAFMLMATDEAELSSTESSDDGSLVASPLRHRLPQSMKTVHEIMYKVEVLYVLCVLLMGRQRNMVHKMLAEFRLIPGLNNLFDKLIWKYPPTNHVVHGQNENCDCSPEISFKIQFLRLLQSFSDHHENKYLLLNSQELNELSAISLKANIPEVEALVNTDRSLVCDGKKGLLTRLLTVMKREPPDSSFRFWQARAVESFLRGATSYADQMFLLKRGLLEHILFCIIDSGCKSRDVLQSYFDLLGELMKFNIDAFKRFNNYVNTDEKFQMFLTQINSSLVDSNMLVRCIVLSLDRFESQTGDVKVVEVLSECALLSYMARVENRLSFLFRLVNIINVQTLTQENVSCLNTSLVILMLARRRAKLPFYLGALREKEYAEKYPGCLLNNFHNLLRFWQHHYLNKDKDSTCLENSSCIPFSFWKETVSVLLEQDRTSPCAIASYIDEPYMDLDQDLLED is encoded by the exons ATGGCGACGCAATTGGGGTCTGAGTCCCCTTGTAAGGGGGCAAGACGAAAGAGCCGTAATGGGAATATAATCACAAATATCAGACAGAGCCAGATCACAGGACAAGGATTTAGTCGAGGGACTCAG CTCCCCGAGGCtctgctgcaggagagagacaagCTGGCCAAATGGCACGGTATCCCAGTGCTCCTGCAGGGCCTGTATGAGAGTAGCCACCTCAACAGCgacttcacacacacgcgcagcgTGCTCAAG GAGTTGTCTTCCCTGCTGTCCATGGAGGCCATGTCTTTTGTGACGGAAGACAGAAAGACGGTTCAGGAGTCCTCCTTCCCCAACACGTACACCTTCGACTTGTTCGGTGGAGTAGAT CTGCTGGTGGAAATTCTGATGCGACCCACCCTCACCGCGCTGAAGAAGAAGCCCAAGA TGAATGATGACCTGGTGAAAGATTGCCTTAGTGTTCTTTACAACTGCTGTATCTGT acGGAAGGGGTGACCAAAAGCCTGGCGGCGCGGGACGACTTTGTGCTGTTCCTCTTCACCCTGATGACCAATAGGAAGACATTTCTACAGACTGCCACCCTCATTGAGGACATACTCGGTGTCAAAAAG GAGATGATCCAGTTGGAGGACATCCCCAACCTGTGTGGCCTGGTCCAGAGCTTcgaccagcagcagctggcCAACTTCTGCCGCATCCTCTCGGTCACCATCTCTGAGCCGGACCTCGGCAACGATGACAAGCACACGCTACTGGCCAAGAACGCCCAGCAGAAACGCAACGCCAGCCCGTCTAGCGCTGAGCTGAACCAGG tGACACTGCTGAACATCCCCGGCTTCATCGAGCGGCTGTGCAAGCTGGCCACGCGGAAGGTGTCGGAGGCCCCGGGGGCGTCCAGTTTCCTGCGGGAGCTGGAGGACTGGTACAGCTGGCTGGACAATGTGATGGTGCTGGACGCCTTCATGCTCATGGCCACCGATGAGGCCGAGCTCTCCAGCACAG AGTCCTCGGACGATGGCAGTCTGGTCGCCAGCCCCCTGCGGCACCGCTTGCCCCAGTCCATGAAGACGGTGCATGAGATCATGTACAAGGTGGAGGTGCTCTACgtcctgtgtgtgctgctgatggGACGACAGAGGAACATG GTGCACAAAATGCTGGCCGAGTTCCGTCTCATTCCGGGACTCAACAACCTGTTCGACAAACTCATCTGGAAGTACCCGCCCACCAATCATGTGGTACATGGGCAGAACGAGAACTGCGACTGCAGCCCG GAGATCTCCTTTAAGATTCAGTTCCTCAGGCTCCTGCAGAGCTTCAGCGACCACCACGA aaaCAAATATCTGCTGCTGAACAGCCAGGAGCTGAATGAACTGAGTGCCATCTCTCTGAAGGCAAACATTCCTGAGGTGGAGGCCCTGGTCAACACAGACAG gagtctaGTGTGTGATGGCAAGAAAGGCCTCCTCACCCGTCTGCTCACGGTCATGAAGAGAGAGCCACCTGACTCCTCCTTCAG GTTTTGGCAGGCGAGAGCCGTGGAGAGTTTCCTGAGGGGAGCTACTTCCTACGCCGACCAGATGTTCCTGCTCAAGAGAGGCCTGCTGGAG CACATCCTGTTCTGCATTATTGACAGTGGCTGTAAGTCCAGGGACGTGTTGCAGAGCTACTTCGACCTGCTGGGGGAGCTCATGAAGTTCAACATCGACGCCTTCAAGCGCTTCAACAACTACGTCAACACAGACGAGAAG ttcCAGATGTTTTTGACCCAGATCAACAGCTCTCTGGTGGACTCCAACATGCTGGTGCGGTGCATTGTGCTTTCTCTGGACCGCTTCGAGAGCCAGACGGGGGATGTGAAAG tGGTGGAGGTGCTCTCCGAGTGCGCTCTCCTTTCCTACATGGCCAGGGTGGAGAACCGGCTGTCCTTCCTCTTCCGACTGGTCAACATCATCAATGTGCAGACGCTCACACAG GAGAACGTGAGCTGCCTGAACACCAGCCTGGTGATCCTGATGCTGGCGCGGCGGCGGGCCAAGCTGCCCTTCTACCTGGGCGCGCTGCGGGAGAAGGAGTACGCCGAGAAGTACCCCGGCTGCCTGCTCAACAACTTCCACAACCTGCTGCGCTTCTGGCAGCACCACTACCTCAACAAGGACAAGGACAGCACCTGTCTGGAGaat agcTCCTGCATTCCCTTCAGCTTCTGGAAGGAGACTGTGTCTGTGCTCTTAGAGCAGGATAGGACTTCTCCCTGTGCCATAGCCAGCTACATCGACGAGCCTTACATGGACCTAGACCAGGACCTGCTAGAGGATTAA